The following are from one region of the Paenibacillus bovis genome:
- a CDS encoding DUF1304 domain-containing protein → MLGSIMIALVALEHLYILIMEMFLWTTPRVMKTFGTTSEQAQITRPMAANQGLYNGFLAAGLIWSLLHPDDHVSRQIAFFFLGCVLVAALYGGWSVKKSIWLMQGLPALIALLLVWLGY, encoded by the coding sequence ATGCTTGGCAGTATTATGATCGCGCTCGTCGCGCTGGAACATCTGTATATTCTGATTATGGAAATGTTCCTCTGGACAACCCCCCGTGTGATGAAGACGTTCGGCACAACATCCGAGCAGGCACAAATAACCCGTCCGATGGCGGCGAATCAGGGATTGTATAACGGCTTTCTGGCTGCAGGTCTGATCTGGTCGCTACTGCATCCGGACGATCACGTAAGCAGGCAGATTGCTTTCTTTTTCCTCGGCTGCGTCCTGGTCGCTGCCCTGTACGGTGGCTGGAGTGTCAAAAAGTCAATCTGGCTCATGCAGGGTCTGCCTGCGCTGATTGCCCTGCTGCTAGTTTGGCTGGGTTATTAA
- a CDS encoding FRG domain-containing protein, with translation MKSIEDGVSVAESWLDLHEELFNFPPHPEHGRFHSPYAYRGMDSASFDLSTSLMRIENTGMESHLLRNFKKFARASLKDERNDWELLAVAQHHGLPTRMLDWSFSPYVALHFATSDLTRYHEDGAVWCLDTDQVHAHLPSALRHRLADDDLLVFTVELLDELFQDMSDFEQLKGDDDFVICLDPPSIDERIVNQYAMFTIMSNRDRGLDDWLKQYPGLYKKIIIPAELKLEVRDKLDQANVNERIIYPGLQGISAWLKRHCTNTRLMR, from the coding sequence TTGAAATCGATTGAGGATGGAGTAAGCGTCGCAGAAAGCTGGTTGGACCTCCATGAAGAACTGTTTAACTTTCCTCCTCATCCTGAACATGGCCGCTTTCATTCTCCATATGCCTACCGGGGAATGGATAGCGCTTCTTTTGATCTGAGTACCAGTCTGATGAGGATTGAAAATACAGGTATGGAGTCTCACCTTTTACGCAATTTTAAAAAATTCGCCCGTGCGTCACTCAAAGACGAACGCAATGACTGGGAGCTGCTGGCAGTCGCCCAGCACCATGGACTGCCTACGCGCATGCTGGACTGGTCGTTCTCGCCTTATGTGGCGCTGCATTTTGCCACATCGGATCTGACCCGTTACCATGAGGACGGGGCTGTCTGGTGCCTGGATACCGATCAGGTACATGCTCATCTGCCGTCGGCATTGCGGCATCGACTGGCTGACGATGACCTGCTCGTATTTACGGTCGAACTGCTGGATGAACTGTTCCAGGATATGAGTGATTTTGAACAGTTAAAAGGCGATGATGACTTTGTCATCTGCCTGGACCCACCATCGATTGATGAGCGGATTGTGAACCAGTACGCTATGTTCACGATTATGAGCAACCGGGATCGCGGGCTGGATGACTGGCTCAAGCAGTACCCGGGACTGTACAAAAAGATTATTATCCCGGCTGAATTGAAGTTGGAAGTAAGAGACAAGCTGGATCAGGCCAATGTAAATGAACGGATCATCTATCCGGGTCTGCAGGGAATTAGTGCCTGGCTGAAGCGGCACTGTACCAATACACGTCTGATGCGGTAG
- a CDS encoding 5' nucleotidase, NT5C type, whose protein sequence is MNRKIVAVDMDDTICHLLPKAIHYHNALYPDLPLTMEQIINFDLSRIWHHECSEEVFFGRPGLYEELEIFDEHTVEEMRRIHEQHDLIVVTAARPSSVPEKWRWLQQHLPFIPYENFFVAKRKYLLEFDVLIDDGPHNLLAAREAGKRTIGIPRPWNLPLQQDFLMKDSWEGMSDLVNKVLAEQPQR, encoded by the coding sequence ATGAACCGCAAAATTGTAGCTGTCGATATGGATGATACGATCTGTCATCTTCTTCCCAAAGCCATTCATTATCACAATGCGCTCTACCCAGATCTGCCGCTGACGATGGAGCAGATTATCAACTTTGATCTGAGCCGGATCTGGCATCATGAATGCTCGGAGGAAGTCTTTTTCGGCAGACCAGGGCTGTATGAAGAGTTGGAGATTTTCGACGAACATACGGTGGAAGAAATGCGCCGGATTCATGAGCAGCATGATCTGATCGTCGTTACCGCTGCCCGCCCTTCGTCGGTGCCGGAGAAATGGAGATGGCTGCAGCAGCATCTGCCTTTTATTCCGTATGAGAATTTCTTTGTCGCCAAGCGTAAATATCTGCTGGAATTCGATGTGCTGATCGACGATGGACCGCATAATCTGCTGGCAGCCCGTGAAGCCGGCAAGCGTACGATCGGTATTCCGCGTCCATGGAATCTGCCGCTGCAGCAGGACTTTCTGATGAAGGATTCATGGGAAGGCATGAGTGATCTGGTGAACAAGGTATTGGCGGAACAGCCGCAGAGATAA
- a CDS encoding MATE family efflux transporter — MGDPSIRWSRAHNLLEKYFSGATMNYRQMISLFIPILIDQAFVMGLNLINTAMISSAGVAAVSAVNMVDSLNIFLLSVFIAVATGGTVVVAQYKGNGNELKVSQASAGAVTSVSALALAVALIGIIFHGPLLSLLFGSAEAEVMDHARTYLIGSCISFVGIAIVEAVCGALRGVGSTRASLVLSLIMNLLYVLLNFVFINGLDMGVLGMTLSVNIARYGGAACALYYLFKMDVNLKVRVRELFEVKWEMFKKILFIGFPFATEQMFFNGGKILTQIFIVGMGTYAIAVNAICSALAGAMQIPANALSLTIITVVGMCIGSGHIDEARKFTKSFLVLASLSFVLMGLIILPLFYPLISLFDPPAEIVDEIFWVLLINTIAQIPLWAIGFITPSALRAAGDAKFTSMVSMLSMWLFRVVLGYVLGVVLGWGVLGVWLAMDCEWAVRGIIFMKRFYGNRWLQHRII, encoded by the coding sequence ATGGGAGACCCCAGCATAAGATGGAGTAGAGCTCATAATCTGCTGGAAAAGTATTTTTCCGGAGCAACAATGAATTACCGCCAGATGATCTCGCTATTTATTCCGATCCTGATCGATCAGGCGTTTGTCATGGGACTGAATCTGATCAATACCGCCATGATCAGCTCGGCAGGTGTGGCCGCGGTCAGTGCGGTCAATATGGTGGATTCGCTGAATATTTTCCTGTTAAGTGTATTTATTGCTGTCGCTACAGGGGGAACCGTCGTGGTCGCCCAGTACAAGGGCAATGGCAATGAGCTGAAAGTATCACAGGCGAGTGCAGGAGCAGTAACATCCGTGTCTGCGCTGGCGCTGGCTGTAGCACTGATCGGAATTATTTTTCACGGGCCGCTGCTCAGTTTGCTGTTTGGCTCGGCCGAAGCGGAAGTTATGGACCATGCGCGTACATACCTGATCGGGAGCTGTATTTCTTTTGTCGGGATAGCGATTGTGGAAGCGGTCTGCGGCGCGCTACGCGGAGTCGGCAGTACGAGGGCTTCACTGGTGCTATCGCTGATTATGAACTTGCTGTATGTACTGCTGAATTTTGTCTTTATCAATGGACTGGATATGGGTGTACTCGGCATGACCTTGTCGGTCAACATTGCCCGGTATGGCGGCGCGGCGTGTGCGCTGTACTATTTGTTCAAAATGGACGTCAATCTGAAAGTGCGTGTGCGCGAGCTGTTCGAGGTCAAATGGGAGATGTTCAAAAAGATCCTGTTTATCGGCTTTCCGTTTGCGACGGAGCAGATGTTTTTTAACGGGGGGAAAATACTGACCCAGATCTTCATTGTCGGCATGGGAACATATGCGATTGCGGTCAATGCGATCTGTTCCGCACTGGCAGGCGCCATGCAGATTCCGGCCAATGCACTGTCGCTGACCATTATTACGGTAGTTGGTATGTGTATCGGCAGCGGGCATATTGACGAAGCTCGCAAGTTCACCAAGTCATTCCTGGTGCTGGCGTCGCTGTCGTTTGTATTAATGGGGCTGATTATTCTGCCACTATTCTATCCGCTGATCTCGCTGTTCGATCCGCCGGCAGAGATTGTGGATGAGATTTTCTGGGTGCTGCTGATTAATACAATCGCACAGATTCCGCTGTGGGCGATCGGGTTTATTACACCGTCTGCGCTGCGGGCGGCCGGGGATGCCAAGTTTACTTCGATGGTATCCATGCTGTCGATGTGGCTGTTCCGGGTGGTGCTCGGGTATGTACTGGGCGTTGTGCTCGGTTGGGGCGTACTCGGGGTATGGCTGGCGATGGACTGCGAATGGGCAGTACGCGGGATTATTTTCATGAAACGGTTTTATGGGAACAGGTGGCTGCAGCATCGGATTATCTAG
- a CDS encoding right-handed parallel beta-helix repeat-containing protein, with protein sequence MNHYARKAARLCAVLLLGIGVAACSTQGESVEAEATAAPAKDSTGPVYYVAPEGKDTQPGSQSAPWQTIQHAADQAAPGSMIYIRGGVYHERVDIRRSGSAAAGYITYASYPGEQAVLDGKGVKVGGLQGLIDIADASYIRIQGLEVRNYKTNSRNAVPVGIYVHGSGQKIQLTGNHVHHIANTATPIGPDLTGRDAHGIAVYGDQAPAALKQVTIDHNELHDLVLGSSESLVVNGNVDGFAVTNNRIYNSDNIGIDLIGFEGIAPDIKYDQTRNGIVRSNRIYNVSSNQNPSYGQKLPNHSNSAGGIYVDGGRDSIIEQNYSYNNDIGIEIASEHAGRSTSRINVRSNVIYHNRQTGIAMGGYDEERGSTTDSQIVNNTLYHNDTLGAGNGQLLIQYDTRRNVIRNNMMVAGDSGVLIYNEYTRNSGNKVDYNLYFAEDGITRSSWIWKGEAYSGLQAYRKGSGNDLHSLFADPQFVDAQNDDYHLQSSSPAVDSGYVDPGMRNSKDMDGQPRISGSAINIGADE encoded by the coding sequence TTGAACCATTACGCCAGAAAAGCAGCACGTCTGTGTGCAGTGCTCTTACTGGGCATCGGCGTTGCAGCCTGCTCCACACAGGGAGAATCGGTGGAAGCAGAAGCGACAGCAGCGCCTGCAAAAGACAGCACAGGACCCGTCTATTATGTCGCTCCCGAAGGCAAAGACACCCAACCGGGCAGCCAGAGTGCGCCGTGGCAAACGATACAGCATGCTGCCGACCAAGCGGCTCCGGGCAGTATGATCTATATTCGCGGCGGCGTGTACCATGAGAGGGTGGACATTCGCCGCTCCGGCTCGGCTGCAGCAGGTTATATTACATATGCCAGTTATCCGGGGGAGCAGGCCGTACTGGATGGCAAGGGGGTAAAAGTGGGCGGTCTGCAGGGACTTATCGACATTGCTGACGCCAGTTATATTCGTATCCAGGGACTGGAAGTGCGCAATTACAAAACGAATTCCCGCAATGCCGTGCCGGTCGGTATCTATGTGCATGGTAGCGGACAGAAGATCCAGTTGACGGGCAATCATGTGCATCATATCGCCAATACAGCGACTCCCATTGGTCCGGATCTTACAGGTCGGGATGCGCACGGTATAGCGGTGTACGGCGACCAGGCACCGGCTGCGCTCAAGCAGGTAACTATCGACCATAACGAGCTGCATGATCTGGTACTGGGCAGCAGCGAATCACTGGTCGTGAATGGTAATGTAGACGGATTCGCAGTAACGAATAACCGGATTTATAACAGCGATAATATTGGCATCGACCTGATCGGATTCGAAGGCATAGCGCCGGACATAAAATACGACCAGACCCGTAACGGTATAGTCCGCAGTAACCGTATTTATAATGTCTCCTCTAACCAGAACCCTTCGTATGGCCAAAAGCTGCCGAATCACAGCAACTCGGCAGGAGGCATCTATGTGGATGGAGGCAGGGACAGCATCATCGAACAGAACTATTCATACAATAATGATATCGGTATCGAGATCGCTTCCGAGCATGCGGGCAGGAGTACCAGCCGTATTAATGTGCGCAGCAATGTCATTTACCATAACCGTCAGACCGGAATTGCTATGGGCGGTTATGATGAAGAACGCGGCTCCACAACGGATTCACAGATTGTGAATAATACGCTTTACCATAATGATACCCTGGGAGCTGGCAATGGACAGCTGCTGATCCAGTATGATACCCGGCGTAATGTGATCCGCAATAATATGATGGTCGCCGGAGATTCGGGTGTGCTCATTTATAACGAATACACTCGTAATTCGGGCAATAAGGTCGATTATAATTTGTATTTCGCCGAGGATGGCATTACCCGCTCCAGTTGGATCTGGAAAGGCGAGGCATACAGCGGTCTGCAGGCGTATCGCAAAGGCAGCGGCAACGATCTCCATTCTCTTTTCGCTGATCCGCAATTTGTCGATGCCCAAAATGATGATTACCATCTGCAATCTTCCTCCCCGGCAGTAGACAGTGGATATGTTGATCCCGGAATGCGGAACAGCAAGGATATGGATGGACAGCCCCGAATCTCCGGTTCGGCCATAAATATCGGAGCCGATGAATAA